Proteins encoded within one genomic window of Kibdelosporangium phytohabitans:
- a CDS encoding F0F1 ATP synthase subunit delta: MTLLHAASREALASAELKLLDATDFETLGDELFAVVGLLSRESGLRRALADASAETRRRTELTRQLFAGKLAAPTVELLESVVSSRWSNPRELVDGIESLARTALLVGAERAGKLDTIEDELFRLGRIVAANGELERLLSDPAAPVDGKLELLRSLAARKVEPATEKLAEALVANPRGRRAVEGLEELADLAAKRRERSVAHVTSVVPLTEAQQERLAATLQRVYSRPIALHIEVDEELIGGLVIRVGDEVIDGSAAGRLDDLRRRLAG; encoded by the coding sequence ATGACGCTGCTGCACGCCGCGAGCCGGGAAGCGCTCGCTTCGGCCGAGCTGAAGCTGCTCGACGCGACCGACTTCGAGACGCTCGGCGACGAGCTGTTCGCCGTGGTCGGCCTGCTCAGCCGGGAATCCGGTCTGCGCAGGGCACTCGCGGACGCCTCGGCCGAGACGCGCAGGCGCACCGAGCTGACTCGTCAGTTGTTCGCGGGCAAGCTCGCCGCGCCGACGGTCGAGCTGCTGGAGTCCGTGGTCTCCTCGCGCTGGTCCAACCCGCGCGAGCTGGTCGACGGCATCGAGTCGCTCGCCCGCACCGCGCTGCTGGTCGGTGCGGAGCGCGCCGGGAAGCTCGACACGATCGAGGACGAGCTGTTCCGGCTCGGCCGGATCGTCGCCGCCAACGGTGAGCTGGAGCGCTTGCTGTCCGACCCGGCCGCGCCGGTGGACGGCAAGCTCGAACTGCTCAGGTCGCTGGCCGCCCGCAAGGTCGAGCCGGCCACGGAGAAGCTGGCCGAGGCGCTGGTGGCGAACCCGCGCGGACGCCGGGCCGTCGAGGGCCTCGAGGAGCTGGCCGACCTGGCCGCGAAGCGCCGGGAGCGCTCGGTCGCGCACGTCACCTCCGTCGTGCCGCTGACCGAAGCACAGCAGGAGCGTCTCGCGGCGACTCTGCAGCGCGTCTACTCACGGCCGATCGCGCTGCACATCGAGGTCGACGAGGAGCTGATCGGCGGACTGGTGATCCGCGTCGGCGACGAAGTGATCGACGGCAGCGCGGCAGGACGTCTCGACGACCTGCGCCGCCGGCTGGCCGGCTGA
- a CDS encoding F0F1 ATP synthase subunit gamma: MAAQLRELRQRIRSTQGLAKIFKAQEVIATTRISRAQARVEASRPYAQEITNVLSALAGAASNLDHPLLTERENPKRAGVLIVTSDRGLCGGYNANVLRAAEELVSLLRSQGKQPVLYLIGRKAVSFYTFRNREYVESWTGFSETPRYENAQTAGELLVKAFMSGADDDGDNPGEDGVLGVDELHIVYTEFRTMLSQVPTVKRMAPLEVEFSEEKPDSIPPTYEFEPGADQLLAALLPKYINTRIFSALLDSAASESAARRTAMKSATDNAKDLVLTLSREANQARQAQITQEISEIVGGANALAAAAGSDD, encoded by the coding sequence ATGGCCGCACAGCTTCGCGAACTACGCCAACGGATCCGCTCGACCCAGGGCCTTGCCAAGATCTTCAAGGCCCAGGAGGTCATCGCCACCACGCGGATCAGCCGGGCGCAGGCACGAGTGGAGGCCTCCCGGCCGTACGCGCAGGAGATCACGAACGTGCTCTCCGCGCTGGCCGGGGCGGCGTCCAACTTGGATCACCCGTTGCTGACCGAGCGCGAGAACCCCAAGCGGGCGGGCGTGCTCATCGTGACGAGTGACCGTGGCCTGTGCGGCGGCTACAACGCCAACGTGCTGCGTGCCGCGGAGGAGCTCGTCTCGTTGCTCCGCTCCCAGGGCAAGCAGCCGGTGCTGTACCTGATCGGCCGCAAGGCGGTCTCGTTCTACACGTTCCGCAACCGCGAATACGTCGAGTCGTGGACCGGGTTCTCCGAGACACCGCGGTACGAGAACGCGCAGACCGCCGGTGAGCTGCTGGTCAAGGCCTTCATGTCCGGGGCCGACGACGACGGTGACAACCCGGGTGAAGACGGCGTGCTGGGTGTGGACGAGCTGCACATCGTCTACACGGAGTTCCGGACGATGCTCTCCCAGGTGCCGACCGTCAAGCGGATGGCTCCGCTCGAGGTCGAGTTCTCCGAGGAGAAGCCGGACAGCATCCCGCCGACCTACGAGTTCGAGCCGGGCGCGGACCAGCTGCTGGCCGCGCTGCTGCCGAAGTACATCAACACCAGGATCTTCTCCGCACTGCTCGACTCGGCCGCGTCGGAGTCCGCGGCTCGTCGTACCGCGATGAAGTCCGCGACGGACAACGCGAAGGACCTCGTTCTCACCCTCTCGCGTGAGGCGAACCAGGCGCGCCAGGCCCAGATCACCCAGGAGATCAGCGAGATCGTCGGTGGCGCCAACGCGCTCGCCGCCGCCGCAGGAAGTGATGACTAA
- the atpD gene encoding F0F1 ATP synthase subunit beta, protein MTAIQEPTATGRIVRVTGPVVDVEFPRDAVPELFNALKVDIEFEQLRKTVTLEVAAHLGDNLVRCISMQPQDGLVRGTPVRDTGEAISVPVGDIVKGHVFNALGDCLDEPGYAKDAERWRIHRRPPAFDQLEGRTDVLETGLKVIDLLTPYVQGGKIGLFGGAGVGKTVLIKEMITRVAKNFGGTSVFAGVGERTREGNDLILELGEDGTINDTALVFGQMDEPPGTRMRVALSALTMAEYFRDVQNQDVLLFIDNIFRFTQAGSEVSTLLGRMPSAVGYQPTLADEMGELQERITSTRGRSITSMQAIYVPADDYTDPAPATTFAHLDATTELSRSVFQKGIFPAVDPLASSSTILDPNIVGDEHYRVAQEVKRILQKYKELQDIIAILGMDELSEEDKLTVNRARRIERFLSQNMLVAEVFTGQPGSTVPIKETVEAFDKIAKGEFDQVPEQAFLGIGGLEDLEKRTKELTGK, encoded by the coding sequence ATGACTGCCATTCAAGAACCAACTGCCACCGGTCGTATCGTCCGCGTGACCGGCCCGGTCGTCGACGTCGAGTTTCCTCGCGACGCGGTGCCCGAGCTGTTCAACGCGCTCAAGGTCGACATCGAGTTCGAGCAGCTGCGCAAGACCGTGACCCTGGAGGTCGCCGCGCACCTGGGCGACAACCTGGTTCGCTGCATCTCCATGCAGCCGCAGGACGGCCTCGTGCGTGGCACCCCGGTGCGCGACACCGGTGAGGCCATCTCCGTGCCCGTCGGCGACATCGTCAAGGGCCACGTGTTCAACGCCCTCGGCGACTGCCTCGACGAGCCCGGCTACGCCAAGGACGCCGAGCGCTGGCGGATCCACCGCCGTCCGCCGGCCTTCGACCAGCTCGAGGGCCGCACCGACGTGCTGGAGACCGGCCTCAAGGTGATCGACCTGCTCACCCCGTACGTGCAGGGTGGCAAGATCGGCCTGTTCGGTGGTGCCGGTGTCGGCAAGACCGTGCTGATCAAGGAAATGATCACCCGTGTCGCCAAGAACTTCGGTGGCACCTCGGTGTTCGCCGGGGTCGGCGAGCGCACCCGGGAGGGCAACGACCTCATCCTGGAGCTGGGCGAGGACGGCACCATCAACGACACCGCCCTGGTGTTCGGCCAGATGGACGAGCCGCCCGGCACGCGTATGCGCGTGGCGCTCTCGGCGCTGACCATGGCGGAGTACTTCCGCGATGTGCAGAACCAGGACGTGCTGCTGTTCATCGACAACATCTTCCGGTTCACCCAGGCCGGTTCCGAGGTCTCGACCCTGCTGGGTCGCATGCCGTCGGCCGTGGGTTACCAGCCGACGCTGGCCGACGAGATGGGTGAGCTGCAGGAGCGCATCACCTCGACCCGTGGTCGTTCGATCACCTCGATGCAGGCGATCTACGTGCCCGCCGACGACTACACCGACCCGGCGCCGGCCACCACGTTCGCCCACCTGGACGCCACCACCGAGCTCTCCCGGTCGGTGTTCCAGAAGGGCATCTTCCCGGCGGTGGACCCGCTGGCCTCCTCCTCCACGATCCTCGACCCGAACATCGTGGGCGACGAGCACTACCGCGTGGCCCAGGAGGTCAAGCGGATCCTGCAGAAGTACAAGGAGCTGCAGGACATCATCGCCATCCTCGGGATGGACGAGCTGTCCGAAGAGGACAAACTGACGGTGAACCGGGCGCGTCGCATCGAGCGCTTCCTGTCGCAGAACATGCTGGTCGCCGAGGTCTTCACCGGTCAGCCGGGCTCGACCGTGCCGATCAAGGAGACCGTCGAGGCGTTCGACAAGATCGCCAAGGGCGAGTTCGACCAGGTGCCCGAGCAGGCCTTCCTCGGTATCGGTGGCCTCGAGGACCTGGAGAAGCGGACCAAGGAACTCACCGGCAAGTAA
- the atpA gene encoding F0F1 ATP synthase subunit alpha has product MAELTISSDEIRSAIENYVSGYTPDVTKEEVGTVTATGDGVAYVEGLPSAMANELVEFPGGVLGVAQNLDVREIGVTILGNYDTIEEGQEVKRTGRILSVPVGDGFLGRVIDPLGAPLDGLGDIVADDQRVLELQAATVVQRQPVKEPLVTGIKAIDAMTPIGRGQRQLIIGDRKTGKTTVCVDTIINQKQAWETGDPKQQVRCIYVAVGQKGSTIAAVKKTLEDNGAMEYTTIVAAPASDSAGFKWIAPYTGSALGQHWMYGGKHVLIVFDDLTKQAEAYRALSLLLRRPPGREAYPGDVFYLHSRLLERCGKLSDDLGAGSLTGLPIIETKAGDISAYIPTNVISITDGQCFLQADLFNQGQRPAIAVGVSVSRVGGAAQIKAMRKVSGSLRIDLSQHTELAAFAAFASDLDATSKAQLERGDRLYQVLRQGAYSPVAIDEQVVSIFAGTRGFLDSVPTDDVRRFERELLDNIRRNHAGILQEIRDTKDLSDELIDRLSEAINKFKEQFTAADGSSVVDSPADALEADKVGQESVKVHRPAPKK; this is encoded by the coding sequence ATGGCGGAGCTGACGATCTCGTCGGACGAGATCCGCAGTGCGATCGAGAACTACGTCTCCGGTTACACACCGGACGTGACGAAGGAAGAGGTCGGCACCGTCACCGCGACCGGTGACGGCGTGGCCTACGTCGAGGGTCTGCCCTCGGCGATGGCCAACGAGCTGGTCGAGTTCCCCGGCGGCGTGCTCGGTGTGGCGCAGAACCTGGACGTGCGCGAAATCGGTGTCACGATCCTCGGTAACTACGACACCATCGAGGAGGGCCAGGAGGTCAAGCGGACCGGCCGAATCCTCTCGGTACCGGTCGGCGACGGCTTCCTCGGTCGCGTCATCGACCCGCTCGGCGCGCCGCTCGACGGCCTCGGCGACATCGTCGCCGACGACCAGCGCGTGCTGGAGCTGCAGGCCGCCACGGTGGTCCAGCGCCAGCCGGTGAAGGAGCCGCTGGTCACCGGCATCAAGGCGATCGACGCCATGACGCCGATCGGCCGCGGCCAGCGTCAGCTGATCATCGGCGACCGCAAGACCGGCAAGACCACGGTCTGCGTCGACACGATCATCAACCAGAAGCAGGCCTGGGAGACCGGCGACCCGAAGCAGCAGGTGCGCTGCATCTACGTCGCCGTCGGTCAGAAGGGCTCCACGATCGCGGCGGTCAAGAAGACGCTCGAGGACAACGGCGCGATGGAGTACACCACCATCGTCGCGGCCCCGGCCTCCGACTCCGCCGGCTTCAAGTGGATCGCCCCGTACACCGGCTCGGCCCTCGGCCAGCACTGGATGTACGGCGGCAAGCACGTCCTGATCGTGTTCGACGACCTGACCAAGCAGGCCGAGGCCTACCGCGCGCTGTCGCTGCTGCTGCGCCGCCCGCCGGGCCGCGAGGCCTACCCGGGTGACGTCTTCTACTTGCACTCCCGTCTGCTGGAGCGCTGCGGGAAGCTGTCCGACGACCTCGGCGCCGGCTCGCTGACCGGCCTGCCGATCATCGAGACCAAGGCCGGTGACATCTCGGCCTACATCCCCACCAACGTCATCTCGATCACCGACGGCCAGTGCTTCCTGCAGGCCGACCTGTTCAACCAGGGCCAGCGCCCCGCCATCGCGGTGGGTGTGTCGGTGTCCCGAGTCGGTGGTGCCGCGCAGATCAAGGCGATGCGCAAGGTCTCCGGTTCGCTGCGTATCGACCTCTCGCAGCACACCGAGTTGGCCGCGTTCGCCGCGTTCGCCTCGGACCTCGACGCCACCTCGAAGGCACAGCTGGAGCGCGGTGACCGCCTCTACCAGGTGCTGCGCCAGGGCGCGTACTCGCCGGTCGCGATCGACGAGCAGGTCGTGTCGATCTTCGCCGGTACGCGTGGCTTCCTCGACTCGGTGCCGACCGACGACGTCCGCCGGTTCGAGCGCGAGCTGCTGGACAACATCCGGCGCAATCACGCGGGTATCCTGCAGGAGATCCGCGACACCAAGGACCTCTCCGACGAGCTGATCGACCGCCTCTCCGAGGCGATCAACAAGTTCAAGGAGCAGTTCACCGCGGCCGACGGTTCGTCGGTCGTCGACTCCCCGGCCGACGCGCTGGAGGCCGACAAGGTCGGGCAGGAGTCGGTGAAGGTGCACCGTCCCGCCCCGAAGAAGTGA